The Oncorhynchus kisutch isolate 150728-3 unplaced genomic scaffold, Okis_V2 scaffold734, whole genome shotgun sequence genome has a segment encoding these proteins:
- the LOC109884736 gene encoding G-protein coupled receptor 4: protein MDMTPTPSSGNSNLNEANNCGVDLSQDAIYLPVIYSIFFIIGTPLNLMALFGLYRLIKSENVLPVYVINLLLSDLLQLFTVPLWIDYYRRGHNWRFGSTSCQLLGVSFYVSIYTGIAFMCIIALERYLAITKPLRFQALRKLKFARWIALSIWVVVAVPPSIILRKMQPNDNHTLCIESYPSKEGFIIYRLITLSLSFIIPLAFIVILHRKTLRSLSAIGTLGTEEKHRIRGLLILLMVIFILVLGPYHITGCVKYIGLLLHGDACEWEKAVFVPYQLGRGLLSLNSVLDPILYTFLRSDFRAAAGHYLPCLRRMQESVCRTVSHQRTTTKTPRSLSDHSDSIQTQTRPL, encoded by the coding sequence ATGGACATGACTCCCACCCCCAGCTCTGGTAATAGTAACCTGAATGAAGCCAACAATTGTGGAGTGGACCTCAGCCAAGATGCCATCTACCTTCCTGTAATCTACAGTATCTTCTTCATCATTGGCACTCCCCTCAATCTGATGGCGCTATTCGGGCTCTATCGTCTGATCAAGTCTGAAAACGTCTTACCGGTGTACGTGATCAACCTGCTCCTTTCGGATCTCCTCCAACTGTTCACTGTACCTCTATGGATTGACTACTATCGCAGGGGTCACAACTGGCGATTCGGGTCCACTTCCTGCCAGTTATTGGGGGTCAGTTTCTACGTCAGCATTTACACCGGCATTGCCTTCATGTGCATCATCGCTTTGGAGCGCTACTTGGCCATCACCAAGCCTCTGAGATTCCAAGCATTGAGAAAGCTGAAGTTTGCACGATGGATAGCCCTTAGCATATGGGTCGTGGTAGCCGTGCCTCCATCCATCATCTTGCGTAAAATGCAACCCAACGACAATCACACCCTGTGTATCGAGAGCTACCCTTCCAAGGAGGGGTTCATCATCTACCGATTGATCACCTTATCCCTGTCCTTCATCATCCCTCTCGCCTTCATCGTGATCCTCCACCGGAAGACCCTGAGGTCTTTGTCGGCCATTGGTACCTTGGGAACGGAAGAGAAGCACCGCATCAGGGGGCTTCTCATTCTGCTGATGGTCATCTTCATCCTGGTCCTCGGCCCCTACCACATCACAGGATGCGTGAAGTACATTGGATTGCTTCTCCACGGTGACGCCTGTGAGTGGGAGAAGGCAGTGTTTGTGCCCTACCAGCTGGGCAGGGGTTTGCTGAGCCTCAACAGTGTGCTGGACCCTATACTTTATACGTTCCTGAGGAGTGACTTCAGGGCTGCTGCGGGCCATTACCTGCCCTGCCTGAGGAGAATGCAGGAGTCTGTATGCAGGACTGTGAGTCATCAGAGGACCACCACTAAGACCCCTAGGAGTCTCTCAGATCACTCTGATTCTATCCAAACCCAAACCAGACCTTTGTAA